The following proteins are co-located in the Ruminococcaceae bacterium KH2T8 genome:
- a CDS encoding Enterochelin esterase, which produces MKDMIRKIAVIMLAFTLFQNGGGCAVEIGMSKEQEPLTDYMTEAEKGRSFECELQLLDDPWDTAGSEDEFSYLKSTVGMEVWDAEDYITDLNADREYFTQEEYDMFMQCYTESPDEYEDQVNGIIINGELYYNVIPDADCDGEQGEVTVLHYNVETGESYSNRFAFGSREEFNERFAAEMDTAVSDDCVDRARADKEYDDMMLLFDAMSSGDVEILPYGTCKSYREYTMEERDITEPSAWEYDRDRVEAISGSIKEYHIYDEELDRSFVVHVILPPEYDESKPYPAFVMTDAVWRFNDIPAMYDQMASGEATPMIMVTIGFEYDVDNTDNEIRSEVLCDKKKEFLDFITDNLMPYLDDRYGFDHEASVLMGHSQGGVFTHYAAFNSDRYENRPFGRYIIGSPVFWTPYFTDVADYEEYTTEYGYFERNESADFSLLITGGSMEDQDYEEYYLDNDSTLEGIEHLKERLDQYGMTDYEVKIYEGHHSDYVGDMLSDAIRI; this is translated from the coding sequence ATGAAAGATATGATCAGGAAGATCGCGGTCATAATGCTGGCTTTCACGCTGTTTCAAAACGGCGGAGGGTGCGCGGTTGAGATAGGAATGTCAAAAGAGCAGGAGCCTTTGACTGACTATATGACGGAGGCAGAGAAGGGAAGATCCTTCGAGTGTGAACTGCAGCTCCTCGATGATCCGTGGGATACTGCCGGCTCGGAAGATGAGTTCTCTTATCTCAAGTCGACTGTAGGAATGGAAGTATGGGATGCAGAGGATTATATAACTGATCTTAATGCGGACAGGGAATACTTTACTCAGGAAGAGTATGACATGTTTATGCAGTGTTATACCGAGTCGCCTGACGAGTATGAGGATCAGGTCAACGGGATAATAATAAACGGCGAGCTCTACTATAATGTGATACCTGATGCCGATTGTGACGGAGAGCAGGGAGAAGTAACGGTGCTTCACTACAATGTCGAGACGGGGGAGAGCTATTCGAACAGATTCGCATTTGGAAGCAGAGAAGAGTTCAATGAGCGATTCGCTGCTGAGATGGATACGGCTGTAAGTGATGACTGCGTAGACCGTGCCAGAGCCGATAAGGAATACGACGATATGATGCTGCTCTTTGATGCCATGAGCAGCGGGGATGTCGAGATACTGCCATATGGTACGTGTAAGAGTTATCGTGAGTACACTATGGAAGAAAGAGATATTACGGAGCCTTCAGCATGGGAATATGACAGGGATAGAGTTGAGGCGATAAGCGGAAGTATAAAGGAATACCATATCTATGATGAAGAGCTGGACAGGTCATTTGTCGTTCATGTGATACTTCCTCCGGAATATGATGAGAGCAAGCCTTATCCTGCCTTTGTGATGACAGATGCGGTATGGAGATTTAATGATATTCCTGCGATGTATGATCAGATGGCATCAGGAGAAGCAACACCGATGATAATGGTGACGATCGGATTTGAATATGATGTCGATAATACGGATAACGAAATCAGGTCGGAGGTGCTCTGCGATAAGAAGAAGGAATTTCTCGATTTCATAACGGATAATCTCATGCCTTATCTGGATGACCGATACGGATTCGATCACGAAGCATCCGTTCTAATGGGACATTCGCAGGGAGGTGTGTTTACTCACTATGCGGCATTTAATTCCGACAGATATGAGAACCGTCCGTTCGGAAGATATATCATCGGAAGCCCCGTATTCTGGACACCTTATTTTACCGATGTGGCTGACTATGAGGAGTATACGACCGAATACGGATATTTCGAGCGAAATGAATCGGCGGATTTCTCGCTCCTTATCACGGGCGGCTCGATGGAGGATCAGGATTACGAAGAATATTACCTTGATAACGATTCGACGCTCGAGGGGATAGAGCATCTTAAGGAAAGACTAGATCAGTACGGCATGACCGACTATGAAGTGAAGATATACGAAGGTCATCACTCGGATTATGTTGGCGATATGCTCTCGGATGCGATAAGGATCTGA
- a CDS encoding Acyl-CoA synthetase (AMP-forming)/AMP-acid ligase II: MPVTEYLERNAELYGDEVALVELNPEQQETARVTWKEYELIQPTESQAYRREITWKVFDEKANRLANMLISRGIKKGNKIGILMMNCLEWLPIYFGILKAGAIAVPLNFRYTSDEILYCSNLAELDILFFGPEFIGRIENIEAQLQKNRVLIFVGDTCPTFAEDYRSLTADYSGTAPHVDITDDDYGAIYFSSGTTGFPKAILHKHRSLMHAAAVEQKHHSTGRDDCFLCIPPLYHTGAKMHWMGSLVAGSKAVLLKGTKPQYILQAASDEHCTIVWLLVPWAQDILDALDRGDVKLSDYKLDQWRLMHIGAQPVPRSLIRRWLEYFPKHQYDTNYGLSESIGPGCVHLGVENVHKVGAIGLPGYGWECKIINEKGEIVKQGEVGELCVKGDGVMVCYYNNEEATNEVLKDGWLLTGDMGRQDEDGFIYLVDRKKDVIVCGGENLYPVEIEDFLMKNDAIKDVAVIGLPDKRLGEIEGAIIEVKEGMTLTEDEVNEFCLQLPRYKRPRKIIFAPVLRNATGKIEKPKLRRLYGQEHLVDFENQD; the protein is encoded by the coding sequence ATGCCTGTTACAGAGTATTTGGAAAGAAACGCAGAGCTTTATGGTGACGAGGTAGCACTCGTCGAATTAAATCCCGAACAGCAGGAGACTGCAAGGGTTACCTGGAAGGAATATGAGCTTATCCAGCCCACCGAATCACAGGCATACAGAAGAGAGATCACATGGAAGGTTTTCGATGAGAAGGCTAACCGCCTTGCGAATATGCTCATCAGCAGAGGTATCAAGAAGGGAAACAAGATCGGTATCCTCATGATGAACTGCCTCGAGTGGCTCCCTATCTACTTCGGAATCCTTAAGGCAGGTGCCATCGCGGTACCCCTCAACTTCAGATATACATCGGATGAGATCCTTTACTGCTCTAACCTTGCCGAGCTCGACATTCTCTTCTTCGGCCCCGAGTTTATCGGCCGTATCGAGAATATCGAGGCACAGCTTCAGAAGAACAGAGTTCTCATCTTCGTAGGAGACACATGCCCCACTTTCGCAGAGGATTATCGCTCCCTTACTGCCGATTACTCGGGCACTGCTCCTCACGTAGACATCACGGACGACGATTACGGCGCTATCTACTTCAGCTCCGGTACAACGGGATTCCCCAAGGCTATCCTTCATAAGCACAGGAGCCTTATGCACGCAGCTGCAGTTGAGCAGAAGCACCACTCCACGGGAAGAGACGACTGCTTCCTCTGCATCCCCCCTCTTTATCACACGGGAGCTAAGATGCACTGGATGGGAAGCCTCGTAGCAGGTTCAAAGGCAGTTCTCCTCAAGGGCACAAAGCCCCAGTACATCCTTCAGGCAGCATCCGATGAGCACTGCACTATCGTATGGCTCCTCGTACCGTGGGCTCAGGATATCCTTGATGCATTAGACAGAGGCGACGTTAAGCTCTCAGACTATAAGCTCGATCAGTGGAGACTCATGCATATCGGTGCACAGCCCGTTCCGAGGTCTCTTATCAGGAGATGGCTCGAGTACTTTCCCAAGCATCAGTACGACACGAACTACGGTCTTTCCGAATCCATCGGTCCCGGTTGCGTACACCTCGGCGTTGAGAACGTACATAAGGTCGGTGCCATCGGTCTTCCCGGATACGGATGGGAGTGCAAGATCATCAACGAGAAGGGCGAGATCGTTAAGCAGGGCGAAGTCGGCGAACTCTGTGTAAAGGGCGACGGCGTAATGGTCTGCTACTACAATAACGAAGAAGCAACTAACGAAGTTCTTAAGGACGGATGGCTCCTTACAGGTGATATGGGCCGTCAGGACGAGGACGGATTCATCTACTTAGTCGACCGTAAGAAGGACGTTATCGTCTGCGGTGGTGAGAACCTCTACCCCGTTGAGATCGAGGACTTCCTCATGAAGAATGACGCGATCAAGGACGTTGCGGTCATCGGTCTTCCCGACAAGAGACTCGGTGAGATCGAAGGCGCGATCATCGAGGTCAAGGAAGGCATGACTCTTACCGAGGATGAAGTAAACGAGTTCTGCCTCCAGCTTCCCCGTTACAAGAGACCCAGGAAGATCATCTTCGCACCTGTCCTTCGTAATGCTACGGGTAAGATCGAAAAGCCCAAGCTCAGAAGACTTTATGGTCAGGAGCATCTCGTAGACTTCGAGAATCAGGACTGA
- a CDS encoding two-component system, OmpR family, response regulator VanR, whose product MIFRGYFFFSTINPHNEMYNLIMKKILVIEDEPDIRELLEGYLIHEGYAVDTAEDGLNGIDLFSRGVYDLVILDILMPKIDGYGVCEYIRKHSDTPVMFLSALGDESSVVKGYDLLADDYVTKPFSMPIFLKKVNALIRRNSSAEDIQEKRYVYKDIVMIPDRMECTVKGEHIELTAREYDLLLTFIKHPGRVYTRGILLDLIWDHDSLVDERIVDSHIKNLRHKLGGEYIDTVRGKGYRVTDEDQA is encoded by the coding sequence ATGATCTTCAGGGGGTATTTCTTTTTCTCCACGATAAATCCACATAATGAAATGTATAATCTAATCATGAAGAAGATCCTGGTGATAGAAGACGAACCCGATATCAGGGAGCTGCTTGAAGGATACCTGATACACGAAGGTTATGCGGTCGATACTGCGGAAGACGGACTTAACGGAATAGACCTCTTTTCGAGAGGTGTCTATGATCTTGTGATACTCGATATCCTGATGCCGAAGATAGACGGTTATGGTGTGTGTGAATATATAAGAAAGCATTCGGATACACCTGTGATGTTCCTGTCGGCATTGGGCGATGAATCATCCGTGGTAAAGGGCTATGATCTCCTTGCCGATGATTATGTTACGAAACCTTTCTCGATGCCGATATTCCTTAAGAAAGTGAACGCGCTCATAAGGCGTAATTCTTCAGCCGAAGATATTCAGGAGAAGAGATATGTCTATAAGGATATCGTGATGATCCCTGACAGGATGGAATGCACCGTTAAGGGTGAACATATTGAACTGACTGCACGTGAATACGATCTGCTCCTGACATTTATAAAGCACCCGGGGCGTGTATATACGCGAGGTATATTGCTGGATCTTATCTGGGATCACGATTCGCTCGTTGATGAGAGGATAGTCGACAGTCATATTAAGAACTTAAGACATAAGCTCGGCGGTGAATATATTGATACCGTAAGAGGGAAGGGCTATAGAGTAACTGATGAAGATCAAGCATAG
- a CDS encoding Signal transduction histidine kinase — translation MKIKHSLSFKVFIVTFILQLLTGVLICGLLYSFVPESVSREERDEKEASFYSFVDDLNSVTLEDSGDIIDAYILSEDVSVVFYRGTRLEFSTPIVATPSKYAALTSLEVNRYYDSLPEDAEIFICSSEIRFIDQDTDFLVVVTGAYSEDSVIPAAIVKCLPIIIPILILISIGCSCLCSVLFARPIRKMSEVSSAMADMDFTKRNDYKRKDEIGAVANDLDKMADRLDETMKELKCKNEALESELQRVNELESQKTMFFAAAAHELKTPVTVLEGQITGMIDGVKPYDDKEASLPKLLRNVRRMSDLINEIFTASKLDTGRGINGTRVEISSLLSQAVASIEELASIKEISIVKSVDDDLVTSGAPEMLLKAINAFLSNAVFYSGEGASVDIDCHAEDSDIRIEIRNSDAHIDEEDLPHLFEAFYRADRSRSRATGGSGLGLYIAKKIIDAHGGSCSLQNSGEDVVATISLPLHIISI, via the coding sequence ATGAAGATCAAGCATAGTCTGTCGTTCAAGGTCTTTATCGTGACCTTTATACTCCAGCTCCTGACGGGAGTCCTGATATGCGGACTGCTCTATTCTTTCGTGCCCGAGTCCGTATCCCGCGAGGAGCGCGATGAAAAGGAAGCGAGCTTTTATAGCTTCGTAGATGATCTCAACAGCGTCACGCTCGAGGACAGCGGCGACATCATCGATGCGTATATCCTGAGCGAAGATGTGTCGGTTGTCTTCTACAGGGGAACGAGGCTTGAGTTCAGTACGCCGATCGTAGCTACTCCGTCAAAGTATGCGGCGCTTACGAGCCTTGAAGTGAACCGTTATTACGATTCGTTGCCCGAAGATGCTGAGATATTCATCTGCTCTTCCGAAATAAGATTTATCGATCAGGATACCGACTTTTTAGTGGTCGTAACAGGTGCGTATTCTGAGGACAGCGTGATCCCTGCGGCGATCGTTAAATGTCTTCCGATAATAATCCCGATACTGATACTTATCTCGATCGGATGTTCATGTCTTTGCTCCGTTCTGTTCGCAAGACCGATCAGGAAGATGAGTGAAGTATCTTCCGCGATGGCCGACATGGATTTCACCAAGCGAAATGATTATAAGAGAAAAGATGAGATCGGCGCAGTCGCAAATGATCTCGATAAGATGGCTGACAGGCTCGACGAGACCATGAAGGAATTAAAGTGCAAGAACGAAGCACTAGAATCGGAGCTTCAGCGCGTTAATGAACTCGAGTCTCAAAAGACGATGTTCTTTGCAGCGGCCGCTCATGAGCTCAAGACCCCCGTTACCGTCCTCGAAGGTCAGATCACGGGAATGATCGACGGTGTAAAGCCCTACGACGATAAAGAGGCGAGCCTTCCAAAGCTCCTTCGAAATGTAAGGAGGATGTCCGATCTTATAAATGAGATCTTTACCGCGTCTAAGCTTGATACGGGAAGAGGGATCAACGGTACGCGTGTTGAAATCTCCTCGCTCCTTTCGCAGGCAGTCGCATCGATCGAGGAACTTGCGTCTATCAAAGAGATCAGTATCGTGAAGTCTGTCGACGATGACCTTGTAACTTCGGGTGCCCCTGAGATGCTCCTTAAGGCGATAAATGCATTCCTTTCTAATGCCGTATTCTATTCGGGCGAAGGCGCGTCCGTAGATATAGATTGTCATGCCGAAGACTCTGATATCAGGATCGAGATACGTAACTCCGATGCACATATAGATGAAGAGGATCTGCCTCATCTCTTCGAAGCTTTCTACCGCGCTGACAGATCAAGGAGCAGGGCAACGGGAGGCAGCGGCCTTGGGCTTTATATCGCAAAGAAGATAATAGATGCTCACGGCGGATCGTGTTCGCTTCAAAACAGCGGCGAAGATGTAGTTGCGACTATAAGCCTGCCTCTCCACATAATCTCCATATAA